Part of the Sphingobacterium sp. LZ7M1 genome, ACTTCGATCTCGGCATCTTCCATGCCTAATTTTTCCTCCGAAAGGCTGATAATATGTAATAATTTTCCGGGTTTTAATCGGTGTTCATAATCATCGGCGTTCCATAGCTGAAAGTTCACGGCCTTTTCATCACGTATTACACCACCACAGTCAATGAATCTTTTATTGATCTGGCCGACTTCGGTCACATGGAAATGCTCTGGTACAAATGTTCCGTTTTCTAATTGAAATTCAACATTCTTCAATGTTGGAAGGATTTCTTTGATTTCTGATAATTTCATTGTTTTATATTTATAGTTATAATGCAATATTGCGATAAATTCAAGCAAATTTTTTAACAGCACTTTAGCTGTAAAAGCTAAAATACTTACTGAATCTGGGAATGTAAAGCAGCACATGTAAGAGGCTTATGATAATCGCTCCCGGCAGTAGATTTTTAGCTATAATTTGGAAAGTATCATAGCCTGCGCTATGGCTAAACTTATTTACTAACGATATACCGCTAGATTGAAAATTGAGTTTGATCACTAAAAATATGGCAATAGCGGCAAAATGTAAGCCGTTCACCAGCAGATGGATAATATATTCCCAACGGGGAAGTCCACCCATAAATTGTCTGCTGTCTTTTTCCACATAAGCATCCAACAGCAATGTAATGATATCCGCAACAATCAAAAGGCATCCGAATACAAACAGGTTGTTGTTTTCGATATTTATAAATAAAGAGACAAGTATACCTGTAAATAAAAAGGCCCGCATCGTATGAATAAGATGTTCAAAACGGCTTTCCTTATGTTCATAGAGGCGATATTTGTAAAGATGCAAAAATACACCATCAAATACTGCCAATAATGAATAGCTGATCAGTAATACCGAAGATACAATGAAAGCAGTTTCCATCATTAACAACATTTTTGATTGGTTACTGTAGAAATTATTTTTGAAAAATACTCTTTCAATATATTGAATGTATTTTCGTCAATACAGTAGCATACAGATGTTCCCTCAATGCTCCCTTGTATTAATCCCGCATTTTTTAATTCTCTCAAATGCTGTGATACGGTTGGCTGTGCTAGTGGCAGCTCATTGACAATATCTCCGGTGATACAGGTATTGACTTTTAGCAGATATTCTATAATAGCAACCCTTGCAGGATGGCCCAATGCTTTAGCAATAACCGCAATCTGGTTTTGGCGGTCCGTAAAATGATCTGTCTTTGTTGCTCCCATTTTTAAATTATTATATTGCAATATTACGATACTATAATGAAACAAAAAAATAATAAATGCAATTTTATTTTGCCATGATCATAAAACTAGGCCGTATAGAGAAAAATGTTAAAAAATGGAAGACACTTTGGGTCAAAAAATTGTATGAGTTGATTCGTGAGTTTTCGAGATATATACTGTTTATTTTCTACTTTTTTTCCGTGAATGTTTTTGTGCCGTTTTCACCATCTTTTAATACAACATTCAACAGGAATCGAAAGCAAGTGCAATTTTGGCAATGTTGTTTATCATGGACCCACAGATTTTGAGTCTATAGGTCTGCATTCATCAACAAGGGCACAAATGTTTGTTTCCTGCTTGCTATAGCATTTTATGAACATTTTTTCAATATTCAAAATTTGTGCTGTGACGTATTTGTGACGAATTTTTTCAAATATAGTTAAGCGTAACTCACGTTAAAATGGGCAAATTTTTCACTAAGGTCTCTTATTTCCTTGTGGTAGCTTTTAAATTGTTTTTCAACCTTACCTTCTAAGAAGTGATTTTTTATTTAATTCGTGAGTTTTTTTTACTGCAAAATTTGTGGCATAAAAGTTTTCCCGACGTGAACATAATAAATCTAAGTATTATTGAATCCGTTTAATTTTTGAGGACAAGCCGTCTCGGAAAGTTCTGAAAGTAAAGGGGGAGGATTCAATAGTGCGAATAGAATCGATAAAAGTCATTTTTATTATTCAGAAAAACAACTTTCAATTTTATGAGTCCAAACTGGGAACCAGAAGATTATGAGTCTTTCGGCCTGTACCTCTTTACACGGTGCAAAATCGTCGTTTCCGACTTGCAGAAGCAATATATGAACTATTTTTGGAACCGTGAAATTTTTCTTCGTAACACATTTGTAACGGTTTTTATTCTTTTGAACATTACAAATCCGAACGACTACCGTACATCCTTAATAAGATAGCCTTTGCTTTCAAGATTGACATTAAATCTCTTTTTAAAAACAAACCTTTTTAATGCATATCTAATGGTCTTCACAACTTCTTTATCTTCTATTTTATATTCTGGCATCCATTCTTGGATATAACCCATATAACGTTCAAGCAACAAGTAGACTTCTTGTTGTTGGTCAGTAGCATTTTTAGGGATTAAAGTTCTTATGTAGTCGAATTTCTCTATAATACTCAAGAGGATGTTTTTTGCAGCAGGGTTCTTATCAAAATTTTTCATAGCATGGTAAGCAATTGCTTTAATTTCATTGATTACATAAGCATTGAGTTTACTAATTCTATATAGATAATCGAATCCTTTCATTTCAATTTGAAAAGGTATCTGGCTTTGAATTCTGTCAATTTCGTAGGTGGTTGCTGTAGAAAAAGGATAAAATTCCCAAGCGATTTCTACGTCTAATTTAGGGGCAAACTTTTCAAAAGATTTTAAGGCCGATGGGCAGTTAAGCTGTAGCAAATAGACTTTAGTATTCCGTGTATTTTTTGAGTCAATAATCGACAGGTTTGTCGTAGTGTAAAAATTGGATATCTCTTGGTACAAAAAGTATTTCTTATATGTAGCAATTTGATCAAATATCTTTGCAAAGTCATAGTAAGCAGTACTTAGAAAAAAAGAAGTTTTATCATTCGGGAAACGTTCTCCTTTGGGATAATCGTAATTTATGGCGGGCAAATAGACTTTAATGATAGTCTCACACCACCATTCACGTAAATTTTGTATAATTCTTTGACTGACAGTATCTTCATTAGATTGAAGACTTTTTGATAAGAATTGCTCCAAAACGACTTTAAACCTTATGCCATCATATAGATGTTCATCCAAGTTATGTACATTAAAGTCTTTAAAATTTTTCACATAAAATTCCTCAACCTCTTTACAGAGATTTACCATTAAAAGAGCAGCGACGTCATTACGTTCCTTAATAGCAATAGAAAAAAGATTGCGTATCAAATCATCTATCTTATCATAAAAGATGATTGGATGTAATTCTTTGTTTTGTTTATAATCTGCGAACATTTTTTGGAAGTGTTCCAAACAACCACTTTTAATTTCAAGTAGGGTTGTTCTATCAAACTCCTTAATAGCTGATGTTCCTATTTCTATAAGGAGCGTAATTGGATCACGATGATAATGTTCATTCCTATTACCTTGTCGCCAAAGCACGTGGATATGATAGCTTAGTGACCAATCCATGTTAAATTGCTTAATAAGTGACTGAATATTGTTACGGCTTTGGGATGAACGTAGCAGCAAAACAAGTGTAGGAATGATAGACACAACCAATAATAAAGAAATTGCTAATGAAAATAAAAAGAAAGCATCTCCATAAGAAGTACGAGATGCCCCCTCTTTCAAATAGCTACAAGTGTATATAAGTAAGATCATATCACTAACAAACAAAGTGAATATGAATTTTATATAGCGATTTGTGAAAAATTT contains:
- a CDS encoding DUF6428 family protein, which codes for MKLSEIKEILPTLKNVEFQLENGTFVPEHFHVTEVGQINKRFIDCGGVIRDEKAVNFQLWNADDYEHRLKPGKLLHIISLSEEKLGMEDAEIEVEYQSDTIGKYDLEFNGRTFILKSKTTACLAQDACGIPSEKQKINLSVVTGTENNSCTPGGGCC
- a CDS encoding helix-turn-helix transcriptional regulator; translation: MGATKTDHFTDRQNQIAVIAKALGHPARVAIIEYLLKVNTCITGDIVNELPLAQPTVSQHLRELKNAGLIQGSIEGTSVCYCIDENTFNILKEYFSKIISTVTNQKCC